One region of Longimicrobium sp. genomic DNA includes:
- a CDS encoding solute symporter family protein gives MFIGFIAVTLVITYWASRRTKTTAEFYSAGRSITGFQNGWAVAGDYMSAASFLGIAGLIAFYGYDGFMYSVGWLVAYLTVLLLVAEPLRNTGRYTMADVLAFRFRQPAVRTVAAISTLVVSLVYMIAQMVGAGSIVSLLIPQIGFSTAIVIVGVLMLVYVIFGGMLATTWVQIIKAALLMGGTILLSILVLAKFGFSLTEFFAAVAKVTGKYCEVGTLKDGACPGGAAPVARDFTQPGLYYHGKWGALSLMSLGVALIFGTAGLPHILVRFYTVPDSKAARKSVVWAMILIGAFYIMTTFLGFGAATLVGKGNIGVMKDGALVPNQNLAAPLLAEKLGGEVFLSFVAAIAFATILAVVAGLTIASSSAFAHDIWFNVVKRGRAVVDREQVLVARIAAAGIGALSIVLAISLRTLNVAFLVGLAFAVAASANVPAILLTLYWRRFNTNGMVAGMVVGLLASVILIILSPAVMGIDAPTAATKHLIQAAPIFPLDNPAIVSVPLGFLAAILGSLLTRARADGEQLYSELNVRANTGLGAV, from the coding sequence ATGTTCATCGGCTTCATCGCCGTCACGCTGGTCATCACCTACTGGGCGTCGCGCCGGACGAAGACGACGGCCGAGTTCTACAGCGCCGGGCGCAGCATCACCGGCTTCCAGAACGGGTGGGCGGTGGCGGGCGACTACATGTCGGCCGCGTCGTTCCTGGGGATCGCGGGGCTGATCGCGTTCTACGGCTACGACGGGTTCATGTACTCGGTCGGCTGGCTGGTCGCCTATCTCACGGTCCTGCTCCTGGTGGCCGAGCCGCTCCGCAACACGGGGCGGTACACGATGGCCGACGTGCTGGCCTTCCGCTTCCGCCAGCCCGCGGTGCGCACCGTCGCCGCCATCAGCACGCTCGTCGTCTCGCTGGTCTACATGATCGCGCAGATGGTGGGCGCGGGATCGATCGTCTCGCTGCTGATCCCGCAGATCGGCTTCAGCACCGCCATCGTCATCGTGGGCGTGCTGATGCTGGTGTACGTGATCTTCGGGGGGATGCTGGCGACCACGTGGGTGCAGATCATCAAGGCGGCGCTGCTGATGGGCGGCACCATCCTGCTGTCGATCCTGGTGCTGGCGAAGTTCGGCTTCTCGCTGACGGAGTTCTTCGCCGCGGTGGCGAAGGTGACGGGGAAGTACTGCGAGGTGGGAACGCTGAAGGACGGCGCCTGCCCGGGCGGCGCGGCGCCGGTGGCGCGCGACTTCACGCAGCCGGGGCTGTACTACCACGGGAAGTGGGGCGCGCTCTCGCTGATGTCGCTGGGGGTGGCGCTGATCTTCGGCACCGCGGGGCTGCCGCACATCCTGGTGCGCTTCTACACCGTGCCCGACAGCAAGGCCGCGCGCAAGTCGGTGGTCTGGGCGATGATCCTGATCGGCGCGTTCTACATCATGACCACGTTCCTCGGCTTCGGCGCCGCTACGCTGGTGGGCAAGGGGAACATCGGGGTGATGAAGGACGGCGCGCTGGTGCCCAACCAGAACCTGGCCGCGCCGCTGCTGGCCGAGAAGCTGGGCGGAGAGGTGTTCCTCTCCTTCGTCGCGGCGATCGCGTTCGCCACGATCCTGGCCGTCGTCGCGGGACTGACCATCGCCAGCTCGTCGGCGTTCGCGCACGACATCTGGTTCAACGTGGTGAAGCGCGGCCGCGCCGTGGTGGACCGCGAGCAGGTGCTGGTGGCCCGCATCGCCGCCGCGGGGATCGGCGCGCTGTCGATCGTGCTGGCGATCTCGCTCAGGACGCTGAACGTGGCCTTCCTCGTGGGCCTCGCCTTCGCGGTCGCGGCGAGCGCCAACGTCCCCGCGATCCTGCTGACGCTGTACTGGCGCCGCTTCAACACCAACGGCATGGTCGCGGGGATGGTGGTCGGCCTGCTCGCGTCGGTGATCCTGATCATCCTGAGCCCCGCCGTGATGGGGATCGACGCACCGACCGCGGCGACGAAGCACCTGATCCAGGCCGCCCCCATCTTCCCGCTCGACAACCCGGCGATCGTCTCGGTGCCGCTCGGCTTCCTCGCCGCGATCCTCGGCTCGCTCCTCACCCGCGCCCGCGCCGACGGCGAGCAGCTGTACAGCGAGCTCAACGTCCGCGCGAACACGGGGCTGGGGGCGGTGTGA
- a CDS encoding SDR family oxidoreductase, with protein sequence MILVTGATGKVGSEVARQLAAKGEAVRVLARSPEKARALFPAGVEIARGDLTDAASLDAALAGADRLFLLAPTDREQVAMEVNAIEAAKRAGVKRVVKLSVLGADEESPVILARWHREVEKVLAGSGIPFTLLQPTFFMQNFLGSAGTIQAQGAIYAPVRGRTSFVDARDIASVAVAALTEEGHEGKTYVVTGPEAITYGQAAERISAVIGNSVGYVEVPAEAARSGMIEAGIPDWYADDLIALFGIINAGWTEEVVDTVRTVAKKEPITFDQFARDHAQVFAGTGELAGV encoded by the coding sequence ATGATCCTGGTGACGGGGGCCACGGGGAAGGTGGGGAGCGAGGTGGCGAGGCAGCTGGCCGCGAAGGGCGAGGCGGTGCGGGTGCTGGCGCGCTCGCCGGAGAAGGCGCGGGCGCTGTTCCCCGCCGGGGTGGAGATCGCGCGCGGCGACCTGACCGACGCGGCGTCGCTGGACGCGGCGCTCGCGGGCGCGGACCGGCTCTTCCTGCTGGCGCCGACGGACCGCGAGCAGGTGGCGATGGAGGTGAACGCGATCGAGGCGGCGAAGCGCGCGGGGGTGAAGCGCGTGGTGAAGCTCTCCGTCCTGGGCGCGGACGAGGAGTCGCCGGTGATCCTGGCGCGCTGGCACCGCGAGGTCGAGAAGGTGCTGGCGGGCTCGGGGATTCCCTTCACGCTGCTGCAGCCGACCTTCTTCATGCAGAACTTCCTGGGGTCGGCGGGGACCATCCAGGCGCAGGGGGCGATCTACGCGCCGGTGCGGGGGCGCACGTCGTTCGTGGATGCGCGCGACATCGCGTCGGTGGCGGTGGCGGCGCTGACGGAGGAGGGGCACGAGGGGAAGACGTACGTCGTCACCGGGCCGGAGGCGATCACCTACGGCCAGGCGGCGGAGCGGATCTCGGCGGTGATCGGGAATTCGGTCGGCTACGTGGAGGTGCCGGCGGAGGCGGCGCGGAGCGGGATGATCGAGGCGGGGATCCCGGACTGGTACGCCGACGACCTGATCGCCCTGTTCGGCATCATCAACGCCGGGTGGACGGAGGAGGTGGTGGACACCGTCCGGACCGTGGCGAAGAAGGAGCCCATCACCTTCGACCAGTTCGCGCGCGACCACGCGCAGGTGTTCGCGGGAACGGGCGAGCTCGCAGGCGTGTGA
- a CDS encoding DUF485 domain-containing protein, translating into MPDPMPDRRPQPALDWPAIEAEPAFRDLVAAKRRFMIPATVFFVVYYFALPILVGYFPRVMERDVIGKINLAYLFALSQFVMAWVLMAMYVRRARDFDAREHEIVSRHTGRPS; encoded by the coding sequence ATGCCCGACCCCATGCCCGACCGTCGTCCGCAGCCCGCGCTGGACTGGCCCGCGATCGAGGCGGAGCCCGCGTTCCGCGACCTGGTGGCGGCCAAGCGCCGGTTCATGATCCCCGCCACGGTGTTCTTCGTCGTCTACTACTTCGCCCTTCCCATCCTGGTGGGCTACTTCCCGCGGGTGATGGAGCGGGACGTGATCGGCAAGATCAACCTGGCGTATCTCTTCGCGCTGTCGCAGTTCGTGATGGCGTGGGTGCTGATGGCGATGTACGTCCGCCGCGCGCGCGACTTCGACGCACGCGAGCACGAGATCGTGTCGCGCCACACCGGGAGGCCGTCGTGA
- a CDS encoding helix-turn-helix domain-containing protein produces the protein MGSTDARGNVCSEMCGSRQVLDLIADKWAVIVIYVLSGGTRRFGELQRGVEGVSQKMLTQTLRGLERDGLVERKVFAVIPPRVEYSLSPLGETLVEPLSALCRWAEEHYWEVERARAGRTEAATA, from the coding sequence ATGGGATCGACCGACGCACGCGGGAACGTGTGCAGCGAGATGTGCGGCTCGCGCCAGGTGCTGGACCTGATCGCCGACAAGTGGGCGGTGATCGTGATCTATGTGCTGTCCGGCGGTACCCGCCGCTTCGGAGAGCTGCAGCGCGGCGTGGAGGGCGTGTCGCAGAAGATGCTGACGCAGACGCTGCGCGGGCTGGAGCGCGACGGGCTGGTGGAGCGGAAGGTCTTCGCCGTCATCCCCCCGCGCGTGGAGTATTCGCTAAGCCCGCTGGGCGAGACGCTGGTGGAGCCGCTCTCGGCCCTCTGCCGCTGGGCCGAGGAGCACTACTGGGAGGTGGAGCGCGCCCGCGCGGGCCGGACGGAAGCCGCCACCGCATGA
- the dacB gene encoding D-alanyl-D-alanine carboxypeptidase/D-alanyl-D-alanine endopeptidase, which yields MTMHLPKRISTLLFAPALASCAAAAASTPPPAPAPAPVPARTGFAAALDSIFGDTTFAGANWGVVVKSLETGATLYERNGGKMFVPASNMKLVTGSTALETLGPDFRYRTVVAATGPVANGELRGDLVVVGSGDPTIAADFHGGDARAVFRAWADSLRAHGVRRITGRVIGDDDVFDDVPYGRGWAWDDMNDDYSAEIGGLEFNLGVAGVTVARGAAPGTAPVVTLDPATAYIPATVAARTAAPGAMEQIEVTRQDTGPGIVISGEIPADTPAVRTLVAIRNNTAYFSTVLRETLIASGIAVGGAAVDQDELAPAMRPSSRQTLFTQTSPPLSEILHGFLKPSQNQIGELLLKTEGRVLRGQGTASAGIAAVDSATRAWGLPPRRLAQADGSGLSRYNLVAPWFLIGILEHMRRSPNFQTFYDALPVAGVDGTLAGRMKGTPLQGNVHAKTGTVSNVRSLSGYMTTAAGEPMVFSMIVNHHTVTSRDADRLAEAALLRLYNLPRTR from the coding sequence ATGACGATGCATCTCCCGAAGCGCATCTCCACCCTGCTGTTCGCCCCCGCGCTCGCGTCGTGCGCGGCCGCGGCGGCGAGCACGCCTCCGCCCGCCCCGGCGCCGGCGCCCGTCCCCGCGCGGACGGGATTCGCGGCGGCGCTGGACTCCATCTTCGGCGACACCACCTTCGCGGGCGCCAACTGGGGCGTGGTGGTGAAGTCGCTGGAGACGGGCGCCACGCTGTACGAGCGCAACGGCGGGAAGATGTTCGTCCCCGCAAGCAACATGAAGCTGGTGACGGGGAGCACGGCGCTGGAGACGCTGGGGCCCGACTTCCGCTACCGCACCGTGGTCGCCGCCACGGGCCCGGTCGCGAACGGCGAGCTGCGCGGCGACCTGGTGGTGGTCGGCAGCGGGGATCCGACCATCGCCGCCGACTTCCACGGCGGCGACGCGCGCGCCGTGTTCCGCGCGTGGGCGGACTCGCTGCGCGCGCACGGCGTCCGCCGCATCACCGGCCGCGTGATCGGCGACGACGACGTGTTCGACGACGTGCCGTACGGCCGCGGCTGGGCGTGGGACGACATGAATGACGACTACTCGGCCGAGATCGGCGGGCTGGAGTTCAACCTCGGCGTCGCCGGCGTCACGGTCGCCCGCGGCGCGGCACCGGGCACGGCACCCGTCGTCACGCTCGACCCGGCGACGGCGTACATCCCCGCGACGGTGGCCGCGCGCACCGCCGCCCCCGGCGCGATGGAGCAGATCGAGGTGACGCGGCAGGACACCGGCCCCGGCATCGTCATCTCCGGCGAGATCCCCGCGGACACGCCGGCAGTGCGAACGCTCGTCGCCATCCGCAACAACACTGCGTACTTCTCCACCGTGCTGCGGGAGACGCTGATCGCCTCCGGCATCGCGGTCGGCGGCGCGGCGGTGGACCAGGACGAGCTGGCGCCGGCGATGCGGCCGTCTTCGCGCCAGACGCTGTTCACGCAGACGTCGCCGCCGCTCAGCGAGATCCTGCACGGATTTCTGAAGCCCAGCCAGAACCAGATCGGCGAGCTGCTGCTGAAGACGGAGGGCCGCGTGCTGCGCGGGCAGGGCACGGCGAGCGCGGGGATCGCCGCGGTGGACAGCGCCACGCGGGCGTGGGGTCTCCCGCCGCGGCGCCTGGCGCAGGCGGACGGGTCGGGGCTCTCGCGCTACAACCTGGTGGCGCCGTGGTTCCTGATCGGCATCCTGGAGCACATGCGCCGCAGCCCCAACTTCCAGACCTTCTACGACGCCCTCCCCGTAGCCGGAGTGGACGGAACGCTGGCGGGGCGGATGAAGGGGACGCCGCTGCAGGGCAACGTCCACGCGAAGACGGGCACGGTCAGCAACGTGCGCTCGCTCAGCGGCTACATGACCACGGCCGCGGGCGAGCCGATGGTGTTCAGCATGATCGTGAACCACCACACCGTCACCTCGCGCGACGCCGACCGCCTGGCCGAAGCCGCGCTGCTGCGCCTGTACAACCTGCCGCGCACGCGCTGA
- a CDS encoding SPFH domain-containing protein yields MGLWDFVKTELIDIIQWLDDTGDTMVHRFDGHDNEIKNGAQLIVRPGQAAVFVNQGQVADVFGPGRHELRTENLPILSTILGWKYGFNSPFKAEVFFVATKQFTDQKWGTKAPIMLRDPEFGPVRLRAFGTYVVRVVEPAKFIAQIVGTNGVFTTGDIGEQLRSLVTSRFIDALGEAKIPMLDLASRYDEIGGLIREKMVPDFAAWGLELTQFLIESIALPEEVEKALDRRSSMGVIGDLGAYTQFQTAESIPLAAQNPGGTAGAGMGMGMGFAMAQQMANAMGQGGAQPQAAGGPPPLPQQGAYFVAVNGQQSGPHGLDALRQQAGSGALTRETLVWKQGMAAWSPAGQVDELSQLFGAVPPPLPPQ; encoded by the coding sequence ATGGGCCTCTGGGACTTCGTCAAGACCGAGCTGATCGACATCATCCAGTGGCTGGACGACACCGGCGACACCATGGTGCACCGGTTCGACGGCCACGACAACGAGATCAAGAACGGCGCGCAGCTCATCGTCCGCCCCGGCCAGGCCGCGGTGTTCGTGAACCAGGGGCAGGTGGCCGACGTCTTCGGCCCCGGCCGCCACGAGCTGCGCACCGAGAACCTGCCGATCCTGTCGACGATCCTCGGGTGGAAGTACGGGTTCAACTCGCCCTTCAAGGCCGAGGTCTTCTTCGTCGCCACCAAGCAGTTCACCGACCAGAAGTGGGGCACCAAGGCGCCCATCATGCTGCGCGACCCCGAGTTCGGGCCGGTGCGGCTGCGCGCCTTCGGCACCTACGTGGTGCGCGTGGTCGAGCCCGCCAAGTTCATCGCGCAGATCGTGGGCACCAACGGCGTCTTCACCACCGGCGACATCGGCGAGCAGCTGCGCTCGCTGGTCACCTCGCGCTTCATCGACGCGCTGGGCGAGGCGAAGATCCCCATGCTGGACCTGGCCAGCCGCTACGACGAGATCGGCGGGCTGATCCGCGAGAAGATGGTGCCGGACTTCGCGGCCTGGGGATTGGAGCTCACGCAGTTCCTGATCGAGAGCATCGCCCTTCCGGAAGAGGTGGAGAAGGCGCTCGACCGCCGCAGCAGCATGGGGGTGATCGGCGACCTGGGCGCGTACACGCAGTTCCAGACCGCCGAGTCCATCCCGCTGGCCGCGCAGAACCCGGGTGGCACCGCCGGCGCGGGGATGGGCATGGGGATGGGCTTCGCGATGGCGCAGCAGATGGCCAACGCCATGGGCCAGGGCGGCGCGCAGCCACAGGCCGCCGGCGGGCCGCCGCCGCTCCCGCAGCAGGGCGCGTACTTCGTCGCGGTGAACGGCCAGCAGAGCGGACCGCACGGCCTCGACGCGCTCCGCCAGCAGGCCGGCTCCGGCGCCCTGACCCGCGAGACGCTGGTGTGGAAGCAGGGGATGGCCGCGTGGTCCCCCGCCGGCCAGGTGGACGAGCTGTCGCAGCTCTTCGGCGCCGTCCCCCCGCCGCTGCCGCCGCAGTAA
- a CDS encoding GNAT family protein has translation MLISPITLEGRHVRLVPLTIEHVPALWAVADDDDIWRWTLSHPRSEEDMRRYVQAALDAEEEGAALPFATLDAASGRVIGSTRYHNVEPRHRRVEIGYTWLARPWQRTPANTEAKYLMLRHAFESLGCVRVELRTDALNERSRNAIARIGGVQEGILRRHMATDDGRFRDTVYYSILDDEWPGVKQRLEARLARPWTPAAP, from the coding sequence ATGCTGATCTCGCCCATCACGCTCGAGGGCCGCCACGTGCGCCTGGTGCCGCTCACGATCGAGCACGTTCCCGCGCTCTGGGCGGTGGCGGACGACGACGACATCTGGCGGTGGACGCTCAGCCATCCACGCTCCGAGGAGGACATGCGCCGCTACGTGCAGGCGGCGCTGGACGCGGAGGAGGAGGGCGCCGCGCTTCCGTTCGCCACGCTGGACGCGGCGTCGGGGCGGGTGATCGGGAGCACGCGCTACCACAACGTGGAGCCGCGGCACCGGCGTGTGGAGATCGGCTACACCTGGCTGGCGCGGCCCTGGCAGCGAACGCCGGCGAACACCGAGGCGAAGTATCTCATGCTCCGCCACGCCTTCGAATCGCTGGGCTGCGTGCGCGTGGAGCTGCGCACCGACGCGCTGAACGAGCGCAGCCGCAACGCCATCGCCCGCATTGGCGGAGTGCAGGAGGGCATCCTGCGCCGCCACATGGCCACGGACGACGGCCGCTTCCGCGATACCGTGTACTACAGCATTCTCGACGACGAATGGCCCGGGGTGAAGCAGCGCCTCGAGGCCCGGCTCGCGCGCCCCTGGACCCCGGCCGCCCCATGA
- a CDS encoding ATP-dependent Clp protease adaptor ClpS — protein MSHVHPMPVYHPSGAARREGDPPPPPRREDGGRETEREEGVALAERPKTKKPSLYRVLLHNDDYTTMEFVVEMLTRFFDLTATDATRVMLQVHHLGVGVAGTFTRDEAETRIERVTAEAEAAGFPLLLTMEPE, from the coding sequence ATGAGCCACGTTCATCCGATGCCGGTGTATCATCCCTCCGGAGCCGCGCGGCGGGAGGGCGATCCGCCCCCGCCGCCGCGCCGGGAAGACGGCGGCCGGGAGACGGAGCGCGAGGAAGGCGTCGCGCTGGCCGAGCGGCCGAAGACGAAGAAGCCGTCGCTGTACCGCGTGCTTCTGCACAACGACGACTACACGACCATGGAGTTCGTGGTCGAGATGCTGACGCGCTTCTTCGACCTGACGGCGACCGACGCCACCCGCGTGATGCTGCAGGTGCACCACCTGGGCGTGGGCGTGGCCGGCACCTTCACGCGCGACGAGGCCGAGACCCGCATCGAGCGCGTGACCGCCGAGGCCGAGGCCGCCGGGTTTCCGCTCCTGCTTACGATGGAGCCGGAATAA
- a CDS encoding MarR family winged helix-turn-helix transcriptional regulator: MMIGDSDRERVERVADRLHSASIHLLRRVRRQDDESGVTAPHLSALSVLVFGGARTLGELAAAEQVTPPSMTRIVRNLEADGLVERETDAADRRIARVRATDKGRRILADARTRRITDLAARLAALPDTDLQTLERAAEIIEAALR; this comes from the coding sequence ATGATGATTGGAGACTCGGATCGGGAGCGGGTCGAGCGCGTGGCGGACCGGCTGCACTCCGCCAGCATCCACCTGCTGCGCCGCGTCCGCCGCCAGGACGACGAGAGCGGGGTGACGGCGCCGCATCTCTCCGCGCTGTCCGTGCTCGTGTTCGGCGGCGCGCGGACGCTGGGCGAGCTGGCCGCGGCGGAGCAGGTGACGCCGCCGTCGATGACGCGCATCGTCCGCAACCTGGAGGCGGACGGCCTGGTCGAGCGCGAGACCGACGCTGCCGACCGCCGCATCGCCCGCGTCCGCGCCACGGACAAGGGCCGCCGCATCCTCGCCGACGCCCGCACCCGCCGCATCACCGACCTCGCCGCCCGCCTCGCCGCGCTCCCCGATACGGATCTCCAGACCTTGGAGCGTGCGGCGGAGATCATTGAAGCGGCGCTGAGATAG
- a CDS encoding DUF2188 domain-containing protein → MARTVYEVYPSGDRWGVKKRGAERADSLWDRKSDAIDRGVELAKANQPSQLIIRRRDGTIEDERTYGQDPYPPPG, encoded by the coding sequence ATGGCGCGAACCGTCTATGAGGTCTACCCCAGCGGTGACCGATGGGGCGTCAAGAAGCGAGGCGCGGAGCGGGCAGACAGCCTGTGGGACAGGAAGTCCGATGCGATCGATCGCGGAGTGGAGCTGGCAAAGGCGAACCAGCCGAGCCAGCTCATCATCAGGCGCCGCGACGGCACCATCGAGGACGAGCGCACCTACGGACAGGATCCGTACCCTCCCCCGGGCTGA
- a CDS encoding VOC family protein produces the protein MSGMGIGITDVGQIAVNVHDVQRAIGFYRDVLGLPLLFEIPNAAFFQAGSVRLYLAKPEKPEHDHPSSILYYKVPDIRAAFESIRTAGAQVEGEPHLLARMPDHELWMAFFRDSEGNMAALMSEVRDS, from the coding sequence ATGAGCGGCATGGGGATCGGGATCACGGACGTGGGGCAGATCGCCGTCAACGTCCACGACGTGCAGCGGGCGATCGGATTCTACCGCGACGTACTGGGGCTGCCGCTGCTGTTCGAGATCCCCAACGCGGCGTTCTTCCAGGCCGGCTCCGTGCGTCTGTATCTGGCGAAACCGGAGAAGCCGGAGCACGACCACCCTTCCTCCATCCTCTACTACAAGGTGCCGGACATCCGCGCCGCGTTCGAGTCGATCCGCACCGCCGGCGCGCAGGTGGAGGGCGAGCCGCACCTGCTCGCGCGGATGCCGGACCACGAGCTGTGGATGGCCTTCTTCCGCGACAGCGAGGGGAACATGGCCGCGCTGATGAGCGAGGTCCGCGACAGCTGA
- a CDS encoding DUF4440 domain-containing protein, translating to MKKNAVMAMILVAAAGCADASQSPVAVAAQPSASAWRVNLKQARQELLAADAAREQATAADVVNGYTSWMTEDGEFLPSRVDVLVGIPAARDYLQTAVLIGSMRWTTIRADVSADGSAGYTIGYGTTTRRDNGATVYLRLISYWVKQADGSWKVKASTPALYTVPAAGEVPAGFGTPTDNGVQGAAASAATVDDVLQADRDFAAMSVAQNAKTAFVTFAAPTAIAVATPDYGPEAIGAGFGDGGGFVLSWGPVAGGIAGSGDLGYTIGYAKTQLLNPDGSPAGASFSKYITIWQRQPNGAWKYVADGGTSRAPGTH from the coding sequence ATGAAGAAGAATGCCGTGATGGCGATGATCCTGGTGGCGGCCGCCGGTTGCGCCGACGCGTCGCAGTCCCCCGTGGCCGTGGCCGCGCAGCCCAGCGCCAGCGCGTGGCGCGTGAACCTGAAGCAGGCGCGGCAGGAGCTGCTGGCCGCCGACGCCGCCCGCGAGCAGGCCACCGCCGCCGACGTGGTGAACGGGTACACCAGCTGGATGACCGAGGACGGCGAGTTCCTTCCCTCGCGCGTGGACGTGCTGGTCGGCATCCCCGCCGCGCGCGACTACCTGCAGACCGCGGTGCTCATCGGCTCCATGCGGTGGACCACCATCCGCGCCGACGTGTCGGCCGACGGCAGCGCGGGCTACACCATCGGCTACGGCACCACCACGCGGCGCGACAACGGCGCCACCGTCTACCTGCGCCTCATCTCGTACTGGGTGAAGCAGGCGGACGGGTCGTGGAAGGTGAAGGCCAGCACCCCGGCGCTCTACACCGTCCCCGCGGCGGGCGAGGTCCCCGCCGGCTTCGGCACCCCCACCGACAACGGCGTGCAGGGCGCCGCCGCGTCGGCGGCCACGGTGGACGACGTGCTGCAGGCCGACCGCGACTTCGCGGCGATGTCGGTGGCGCAGAACGCGAAGACCGCGTTCGTGACCTTCGCCGCGCCCACGGCCATCGCCGTGGCGACGCCGGACTACGGCCCCGAGGCCATCGGCGCGGGCTTCGGCGACGGCGGCGGCTTCGTGCTGAGCTGGGGCCCGGTGGCGGGCGGCATCGCCGGCAGCGGCGACCTGGGCTACACCATCGGCTACGCGAAGACGCAGCTGCTGAACCCCGACGGCTCGCCCGCCGGCGCCAGCTTCAGCAAGTACATCACCATCTGGCAGCGCCAGCCGAACGGCGCCTGGAAGTACGTGGCCGACGGCGGCACCTCGCGCGCTCCCGGCACGCACTGA